A stretch of the Streptosporangium sp. NBC_01755 genome encodes the following:
- a CDS encoding IclR family transcriptional regulator has protein sequence MSEDDPAQPTSQTASTVERAADVLVLFAESATPTLGVTEIADRLSLSKAAVHRILASLRSRQLIELDEETRRYSLGVMSMRLGLAYLDRIDIRGVAAPELAALSAETGETATLSVRSGKGRIYVEQVTPAREVRMSVTLGVPYPLHIGASSKVFLAFLPDAERDGYLSRHASGEQTTLREQLEHIRQVGYAVSYGERQPGAGSVAAPVFDHAGRPLAVISVCGPLERFRSEADGCADALVKATARVSGRLGYMS, from the coding sequence ATGTCCGAAGACGACCCGGCCCAGCCCACGAGTCAGACGGCATCGACGGTCGAGCGGGCGGCCGACGTGCTCGTGCTGTTCGCCGAGTCGGCCACGCCTACCCTGGGCGTCACCGAGATCGCCGACCGGCTGTCCCTCTCCAAGGCCGCCGTGCACCGGATCCTCGCCTCGCTGCGCAGCCGTCAGCTGATCGAGCTGGACGAGGAGACGCGCAGATACTCGCTCGGCGTGATGTCGATGCGACTTGGCCTCGCCTACCTCGACCGTATCGATATCCGGGGCGTCGCCGCCCCGGAGCTCGCGGCGCTGTCGGCCGAGACCGGGGAGACCGCGACGCTCTCGGTGCGCAGCGGCAAGGGCCGGATCTACGTGGAGCAGGTCACCCCCGCACGCGAGGTCCGCATGTCGGTGACGCTCGGTGTGCCGTATCCCCTGCACATCGGGGCCTCCTCCAAGGTATTCCTCGCCTTCCTGCCGGACGCCGAGCGCGACGGCTATCTCTCGCGGCACGCTTCCGGCGAGCAGACCACGCTGCGGGAGCAGCTGGAGCACATCCGCCAGGTGGGTTACGCGGTCTCCTACGGTGAGCGCCAGCCCGGCGCGGGCTCGGTGGCGGCCCCGGTCTTCGACCACGCGGGGCGCCCGCTCGCCGTCATCAGCGTCTGCGGACCTCTTGAGCGGTTCAGGAGCGAGGCCGACGGCTGTGCCGACGCGCTGGTCAAGGCCACCGCTCGCGTCTCCGGCCGACTGGGGTACATGTCCTGA
- a CDS encoding CaiB/BaiF CoA transferase family protein translates to MASGPLDGVVVLDIATLFAGPLAATILGDYGADVIKVEHPAKGDPSRSHGPAKDGVGLWWKMLSRNKRAVTCDFGRPEGVELLRRLVEQADVLIENFRPGTLERWGLSPAELHAINPGLVIARVTGFGQEGPYSRRPGFGTLAESMSGFAAITGEPDGPPTLPPFGLADGISALVCANAITMALYHRDHGSGQGQVVDLAIIEPLLTILGPQPLAFDQLGEVPSRTGNRSINNAPRNTYKTRDGKWVAVSTSSQNIAERVMRLVGHPEVIDEPWFKGGKSRAEHGDELDAHVGDWIAARDVAEVVSAFEKAEAAVAPIYDIRDVFADPQYQALDSITTVEDPDFGPIRMQNVLFRLSRTPGSIRWTGPALGAHNDEVYGERLGMSAGELSGLRDQGVI, encoded by the coding sequence ATGGCCAGTGGCCCTCTGGACGGCGTCGTCGTCCTTGACATCGCCACCCTTTTCGCCGGACCACTCGCCGCCACGATCCTCGGCGACTACGGTGCGGACGTCATCAAGGTCGAGCACCCGGCCAAGGGCGACCCCTCGCGATCGCACGGCCCGGCCAAAGATGGCGTGGGGCTCTGGTGGAAGATGCTCTCCCGCAACAAGAGGGCGGTGACCTGCGACTTCGGCCGGCCCGAGGGGGTCGAGCTGCTGCGTCGGCTGGTGGAGCAGGCCGATGTGCTGATCGAGAACTTCCGGCCCGGCACGCTGGAGCGCTGGGGCCTGTCCCCCGCCGAGCTTCACGCGATCAACCCCGGCCTGGTCATCGCCCGGGTCACCGGGTTCGGACAGGAGGGGCCCTATTCCCGGCGGCCCGGCTTCGGCACGCTGGCCGAGTCGATGAGCGGCTTCGCGGCGATCACCGGCGAGCCCGACGGCCCGCCGACCCTGCCGCCCTTCGGCCTGGCGGACGGCATATCGGCCCTGGTCTGCGCCAACGCCATCACCATGGCGCTCTACCACCGCGACCACGGCTCCGGCCAGGGCCAGGTGGTGGACCTCGCGATCATCGAGCCACTGCTGACCATCCTCGGCCCGCAGCCCCTCGCGTTCGACCAGCTCGGCGAGGTGCCGTCGCGCACCGGCAACCGCTCGATCAACAACGCCCCGCGCAACACCTACAAGACCCGCGACGGCAAATGGGTGGCGGTCTCGACCTCCTCCCAGAACATCGCCGAGCGGGTGATGCGCCTCGTCGGCCATCCCGAGGTCATCGACGAGCCGTGGTTCAAGGGTGGCAAGAGCCGCGCCGAGCACGGCGACGAACTGGACGCCCACGTGGGCGACTGGATCGCCGCCCGCGATGTCGCCGAGGTGGTCTCGGCCTTCGAGAAGGCCGAGGCGGCGGTCGCCCCGATCTATGACATCCGCGACGTCTTCGCCGACCCGCAGTACCAGGCGCTGGACTCGATCACCACGGTCGAGGACCCCGACTTCGGGCCGATCAGAATGCAGAACGTCTTGTTCCGCCTGTCACGGACGCCAGGCTCGATCCGGTGGACCGGGCCGGCGCTCGGCGCGCACAACGACGAGGTGTACGGCGAACGCCTCGGCATGTCGGCCGGGGAACTGAGCGGGCTCCGGGACCAGGGTGTGATCTAG